One Paenisporosarcina sp. FSL H8-0542 genomic region harbors:
- a CDS encoding DUF1033 family protein, with protein sequence MNEIIYMKAGYEPWWMFSGWEATIIEKKVFVNEAEASIFLISLLEKLRKSYPNEASQKGACWAFWTEDEQEFCEACDDDLQVYHGVLWLINGIPKQM encoded by the coding sequence ATGAATGAAATCATCTATATGAAAGCTGGCTACGAACCATGGTGGATGTTCTCAGGCTGGGAAGCAACCATCATTGAAAAAAAGGTGTTTGTGAATGAAGCGGAAGCGAGTATTTTTTTGATTTCCCTGCTTGAAAAACTCAGGAAATCTTATCCAAATGAAGCGAGTCAAAAAGGAGCTTGTTGGGCTTTCTGGACAGAAGACGAACAGGAATTTTGCGAAGCGTGTGATGATGATTTACAAGTGTATCATGGCGTTTTGTGGCTCATTAATGGGATTCCTAAACAAATGTAA
- a CDS encoding 5-bromo-4-chloroindolyl phosphate hydrolysis family protein, with amino-acid sequence MNDIKYFITRQFIGFPIFIGSWIAFQSGLNLNFMLSGLLAIGTYAVSNQIIKVVQSRLIVSKYGLTFAEYRHIRMQLKEAKFKLNQLNGYFLKVRSIRAFKQLFEMNRLAKRIFQIVKTNPKKFYQAEPFFYAHLDTAVELTSKYTLLVSQPVKAADVQIALQDTRATLLELNQVMEQDLRQVLSSDIEQLKMELDFAKISLKNHASPLLLKGESPDDSKSIDF; translated from the coding sequence ATGAACGATATAAAATATTTTATAACTCGACAATTTATCGGTTTCCCTATATTTATAGGTAGCTGGATCGCATTTCAGTCAGGACTAAATTTAAACTTCATGCTTTCTGGCTTATTGGCGATTGGAACATATGCTGTCTCCAATCAAATAATCAAAGTCGTTCAATCAAGGTTGATTGTTTCCAAATATGGTTTAACCTTTGCTGAATATCGACATATCAGAATGCAATTAAAGGAAGCGAAATTTAAACTTAATCAATTAAATGGATACTTCCTGAAAGTTCGCTCCATAAGAGCATTTAAGCAACTTTTTGAAATGAATCGTTTGGCGAAGCGTATTTTTCAAATTGTCAAAACCAATCCAAAAAAGTTTTATCAAGCAGAGCCATTTTTCTATGCACATCTGGACACTGCAGTGGAACTCACTTCTAAATATACTTTACTTGTTTCACAACCAGTTAAAGCAGCAGATGTTCAAATAGCCCTTCAGGACACACGGGCAACTTTGCTGGAACTTAATCAGGTAATGGAACAAGACCTTCGACAAGTGTTGTCTTCCGATATTGAACAATTAAAAATGGAACTAGATTTCGCCAAAATCTCACTGAAGAATCATGCATCACCTTTACTATTGAAAGGAGAATCACCAGATGACTCAAAATCCATCGACTTCTAA
- a CDS encoding toxic anion resistance protein, translating into MTQNPSTSNQTKTIDDLLHSPFDMQPQKMAQDPINEKLPVKILDRLSEEEKQKALALATQIPAGNYEAILTYGANAQTELSSFSHQMLDHVQKKDIGPVGDILKDLMDKLGQLNPEELSNQKKSGIKRLFGKVSRSVQELMTKYQKLSTQIDRIGIQLEHSKRGLIEDVQMLDKLYDQNKAYFQALNIYIAAAEIKRDEILNETIPALRQKAEASSDQMAYQEVNDMAQFLDRLEKRLYDLQLSRQITIQSAPQIRMIQQTNQTLAEKIQSSVMTSIPLWKNQIAIALTLNRQMKAVEAQKQVTKTTNDLLLKNSEMLKINSIETAKENERGIVEIETLKQTQENLLQTIEETLRIQADGRVKRKAAEVEIARMEEQLKQRLLIVHQEQENRPR; encoded by the coding sequence ATGACTCAAAATCCATCGACTTCTAACCAAACGAAAACTATAGATGATTTACTTCATTCACCTTTTGATATGCAACCTCAAAAGATGGCACAAGATCCTATTAACGAAAAGCTTCCAGTAAAGATTTTGGATCGATTGTCCGAAGAAGAAAAGCAAAAAGCATTGGCTCTTGCTACTCAAATACCTGCAGGAAATTATGAAGCCATTCTCACATATGGAGCGAATGCACAAACGGAATTGTCTTCGTTTTCTCACCAGATGCTGGATCATGTGCAAAAGAAAGATATCGGTCCTGTAGGCGATATTTTGAAAGATTTGATGGACAAGCTAGGGCAATTAAATCCTGAAGAATTATCTAACCAAAAAAAGTCTGGAATTAAACGGTTATTCGGCAAAGTCTCCCGTTCTGTTCAAGAATTAATGACAAAATATCAAAAACTGAGCACTCAAATCGATCGAATCGGCATCCAACTCGAACACTCCAAACGTGGACTGATTGAAGATGTTCAAATGCTTGATAAATTGTATGACCAAAATAAAGCGTATTTTCAAGCATTGAATATTTATATTGCAGCGGCTGAAATCAAACGGGATGAAATTCTAAATGAAACAATCCCTGCCCTGCGTCAAAAAGCGGAAGCCTCTTCTGACCAAATGGCATATCAAGAAGTCAATGATATGGCTCAATTTTTAGATCGTCTAGAAAAGCGCCTATATGATTTGCAACTTTCTCGTCAAATCACGATTCAAAGCGCTCCGCAGATCCGAATGATCCAACAAACAAATCAGACGTTAGCTGAGAAAATTCAATCATCTGTTATGACGTCCATTCCATTATGGAAAAATCAGATTGCCATTGCTTTGACACTTAACCGTCAAATGAAGGCTGTAGAAGCTCAAAAACAAGTAACCAAAACAACAAATGATTTATTACTGAAAAACTCCGAAATGTTGAAAATCAACAGTATTGAAACCGCTAAAGAAAACGAACGCGGTATCGTAGAAATTGAGACGTTGAAACAAACGCAGGAAAACTTGCTGCAAACGATTGAAGAAACACTGCGTATTCAAGCTGATGGTCGTGTGAAACGTAAAGCGGCTGAAGTAGAAATTGCACGTATGGAAGAACAATTGAAACAGAGATTGTTAATCGTCCATCAAGAACAAGAAAACCGTCCTCGCTAA